A part of Oncorhynchus masou masou isolate Uvic2021 chromosome 21, UVic_Omas_1.1, whole genome shotgun sequence genomic DNA contains:
- the LOC135508155 gene encoding lateral signaling target protein 2 homolog isoform X2 produces the protein MNRFRKWLYKPKRTDPQLLAQFYYADEELNQVATELDSLDGRKEPQRCTLLVNQFRSCQDNVLNVINQIMDECIPGDRANRDFCVKFPEEIRHDNLAGQLWFGAECLAAGSIIMNREIESMAMRPLAKDLTHSLEEVRNITRDQALRDLNFYTDRMRDTLRHFDSLFAEFELSYVSAMVPVKSPKEYYVQQDVIVLFCETVERALKLGYLSQDMIDDYEPALMFTIPRLAIVCGLVVYGEGPLNLDRKPGDMSELFRPFRTLLKKIRDLLQTLSEEELLTLERSLCISQDGFPLVPELPPTPDPLSSSSPTGDIPEEPTESEQQEVLSLCISHIQDEEDRQWEEVERGGEEERGGLCEEAEEADQACSMQYDEEEIEQLNMMVHRVGDEMFTLLSPPSQGQSPAHRPNRGGSIGGSSTEASPIRVLVGQGRTGLYHEEEDRVFFMEDLDAGGDLVTSSRLTTPSNLAPQPSSPQPSRPGPLTDSSRNGWPTEAQSDLSQQPHSQPSQCPSTKRPGPSPGREPLPYTNGWEVGLEGAETAEVIAHRMGGMKLSATVIFNPHSPSLTEMAVDKLLLPRPLSSSETEPCAPLVATNCLLNSCVCCGSCEVGHDDTLTMDTTGLGMVLGLDQHCKPHSSVIQSSACRLASSGYNRHGKGDSPPSRCSSEPAPGVEEGDQHCDKCLVVVAPGPQQCLGQNRSPIGVRGTPEPCSHQCRTVRRPQASGGRDRTGTREADSESKEEIKKNTSPVSSLTTSSGTSEDLDHHEIQLALQAAKMAARNKIRSRFHSSSDLIHRLFVCISGVADQLQTNYAADLRSILKTLFEVMATSEQGDNDKEKACPGLRSAVLEDCSLCQETISSSELAAKALEGQFEDPPDWVPDEECDSCITCKAPFTVIRRKHHCRSCGKIFCSRCSSHSAPLPRYGQVKAVRVCTHCYMFHVTPFYSDKTGI, from the exons AGGACGGACCCTCAGCTCCTGGCCCAGTTCTACTATGCTGATGAGGAGCTCAACCAGGTGGCCACAGAACTGGACAGCCTAGATGGGAGGAAGGAGCCTCAGAGGTGTACGCTGCTGGTCAACCAGTTCAGATCCTGTCAG GACAATGTGTTGAACGTTATCAACCAGATCATGGATGAATGTATCCCTGGCGACAGAGCCAACAGAGACTTCTGTGTCAAGTTCCCAGAGGAGATTCGCCATGACAACCTTGCTGGACAGCTGTGGTTTGGGGctgag TGTCTGGCTGCAGGCTCAATCATCATGAACAGGGAGATAGAGAGCATGGCCATGAGGCCTCTCGCCAAGGACCTGACCCATAGTCTGGAGGAGGTCCGCAACATCACGCGAGACCAGGCCCTCCGAGACCTCAACTTCTACACAGACCGCATGAGGGACACGCTGCGCCACTTCGACAGCCTCTTTGCTGAGTTTGAGCTCAG CTATGTATCAGCCATGGTGCCTGTGAAGTCTCCCAAAGAATACTATGTTCAGCAGGATGTGATTGTGCTCTTCTGTGAGACTGTGGAGAG GGCGCTCAAGCTGGGCTATCTCAGCCAAGACATGATCGATGACTATGAACCCGCTCTGATGTTTACAATCCCCAGACTAGCCATTGTGTG TGGTCTGGTGGTGTATGGTGAAGGTCCACTCAACCTGGATAGGAAACCAGGGGACATGTCTGAGCTCTTCCGGCCCTTCCGTACTTTACTGAAGAAGATCAG GGACCTGCTCCAGACcctgtcagaggaggagttgttGACACTGGAGCGGAGCCTCTGTATCTCTCAGGACGGGTTCCCCCTAGTCCCCGAGCTTCCCCCTACCCCAGACCCCCTCTCATCCAGCAGCCCCACCGGTGACATCCCAGAGGAGCCGACTGAGAGCGAGCAGCAGGAGGTGCTGTCTCTGTGCATCTCCCACATCCAGGATGAGGAGGAcaggcagtgggaggaggtggagagggggggagaggaggagcgggGTGGTCTGTGTGAGGAGGCGGAGGAGGCGGACCAGGCCTGCTCCATGCAATATGATGAGGAGGAGATTGAACAGCTCAACATGATGGTGCACCGCGTGGGGGATGAGATGTTCACGCTGCTGTCCCCTCCCAGCCAGGGCCAGTCCCCAGCCCACCGCCCCAACAGAGGGGGCTCTATCGGTGGCTCTAGCACCGAGGCCTCCCCCATCCGGGTGCTGGTGGGCCAGGGCAGGACAGGTCTCTACCACgaggaggaggacagagtctTCTTCATGGAGGACCTGGATGCAGGAGGGGACCTTGTGACCAGCAGTCGTCTAACCACGCCTTCTAACCTCGCCCCTCAGCCCTCTTCTCCTCAGCCCAGCAGGCCTGGCCCCCTTACTGACTCATCCAGGAATGGATGGCCCACAGAAGCCCAGTCAGATCTGTCCCAGCAGCCCCACAGCCAGCCCTCACAGTGCCCCAGCACCAAGCGACCCGGTCCCAGCCCTGGCCGGGAGCCCCTGCCCTACACTAACGGCTGGGAGGTGGGCCTGGAGGGGGCGGAAACTGCTGAGGTCATCGCACACCGCATGGGAGGGATGAAGCTGTCGGCCACCGTCATTTTCAACCCCCACTCCCCCAGCCTGACTGAGATGGCTGTGGACAAGTTGCTCTTGCCCCGACCCCTCTCCTCCTCGGAGACAGAGCCATGCGCCCCCCTGGTGGCCACAAACTGCCTGCTCAACTCCTGTGTCTGCTGCGGCAGCTGTGAGGTCGGCCATGATGACACCCTCACCATGGACACCACAGGGCTGGGAATGGTCCTGGGGTTGGACCAACACTGCAAGCCCCACAGCTCTGTCATCCAGTCCTCTGCCTGCCGCCTAGCTTCCTCAGGATACAACCGACATGGGAAAGGGgactctcccccctctcgctgCTCCTCGGAGCCAGCTCCAGGGGTGGAGGAAGGGGACCAGCACTGTGACAAGTGCCTGGTGGTGGTGGCCCCGGGGCCTCAGCAGTGCCTGGGCCAGAACAGGAGCCCCATTGGGGTAAGGGGAACCCCAGAACCTTGTTCCCACCAGTGCAGGACAGTGAGGAGGCCTCAGGCCAGTGGGGGAAGGGACAGGACGGGGACCAGAGAGGCAGACAGTGAGTCCAAGGAAGAGATAAAGAAGAACACTAG CCCTGTCAGCAGTCTGACCACGAGCTCGGGGACGTCAGAGGATCTGGACCATCATGAAATCCAGCTGGCCCTGCAGGCTGCTAAGATGGCCGCCAGGAACAAGATCCGCTCGCGCTTCCATAGCAGCAGTGACCTCATCCACCGCCTCTTCGTCTGCATATCGG GTGTTGCTGACCAGCTGCAGACAAACTATGCCGCAGACCTTCGAAGCATTCTGAAGACACTGTTTGAAGTCATGGCTACCTCTGAGCAGGGGGACAATGACAAGGAGAAGG CATGTCCAGGGCTTCGCAGTGCTGTGCTGgaggactgttctctctgtcaggagaCCATCTCCTCCTCGGAGCTGGCAGCCAAGGCCCTGGAGGGACAGTTTGAAG ATCCCCCAGACTGGGTTCCTGATGAGGAATGTGACTCCTGCATCACCTGTAAGGCCCCCTTCACCGTCATTCGCAGAAAGCATCACTGTAGGAGCTGTGGCAAG ATTTTCTGCTCTCGCTGCTCCTCCCACTCAGCCCCGTTACCGCGGTATGGCCAGGTGAAGGCCGTCAGGGTGTGTACGCACTGCTACATGTTCCACGTCACACCGTTCTACAGTGACAAGACTGGCATCTGA
- the LOC135508155 gene encoding lateral signaling target protein 2 homolog isoform X1 — MNRFRKWLYKPKRTDPQLLAQFYYADEELNQVATELDSLDGRKEPQRCTLLVNQFRSCQDNVLNVINQIMDECIPGDRANRDFCVKFPEEIRHDNLAGQLWFGAECLAAGSIIMNREIESMAMRPLAKDLTHSLEEVRNITRDQALRDLNFYTDRMRDTLRHFDSLFAEFELSYVSAMVPVKSPKEYYVQQDVIVLFCETVERALKLGYLSQDMIDDYEPALMFTIPRLAIVCGLVVYGEGPLNLDRKPGDMSELFRPFRTLLKKIRDLLQTLSEEELLTLERSLCISQDGFPLVPELPPTPDPLSSSSPTGDIPEEPTESEQQEVLSLCISHIQDEEDRQWEEVERGGEEERGGLCEEAEEADQACSMQYDEEEIEQLNMMVHRVGDEMFTLLSPPSQGQSPAHRPNRGGSIGGSSTEASPIRVLVGQGRTGLYHEEEDRVFFMEDLDAGGDLVTSSRLTTPSNLAPQPSSPQPSRPGPLTDSSRNGWPTEAQSDLSQQPHSQPSQCPSTKRPGPSPGREPLPYTNGWEVGLEGAETAEVIAHRMGGMKLSATVIFNPHSPSLTEMAVDKLLLPRPLSSSETEPCAPLVATNCLLNSCVCCGSCEVGHDDTLTMDTTGLGMVLGLDQHCKPHSSVIQSSACRLASSGYNRHGKGDSPPSRCSSEPAPGVEEGDQHCDKCLVVVAPGPQQCLGQNRSPIGVRGTPEPCSHQCRTVRRPQASGGRDRTGTREADSESKEEIKKNTSFQDSPLSSVSSSDCESVSVTTCSLSSSAYTASPVSSLTTSSGTSEDLDHHEIQLALQAAKMAARNKIRSRFHSSSDLIHRLFVCISGVADQLQTNYAADLRSILKTLFEVMATSEQGDNDKEKACPGLRSAVLEDCSLCQETISSSELAAKALEGQFEDPPDWVPDEECDSCITCKAPFTVIRRKHHCRSCGKIFCSRCSSHSAPLPRYGQVKAVRVCTHCYMFHVTPFYSDKTGI; from the exons AGGACGGACCCTCAGCTCCTGGCCCAGTTCTACTATGCTGATGAGGAGCTCAACCAGGTGGCCACAGAACTGGACAGCCTAGATGGGAGGAAGGAGCCTCAGAGGTGTACGCTGCTGGTCAACCAGTTCAGATCCTGTCAG GACAATGTGTTGAACGTTATCAACCAGATCATGGATGAATGTATCCCTGGCGACAGAGCCAACAGAGACTTCTGTGTCAAGTTCCCAGAGGAGATTCGCCATGACAACCTTGCTGGACAGCTGTGGTTTGGGGctgag TGTCTGGCTGCAGGCTCAATCATCATGAACAGGGAGATAGAGAGCATGGCCATGAGGCCTCTCGCCAAGGACCTGACCCATAGTCTGGAGGAGGTCCGCAACATCACGCGAGACCAGGCCCTCCGAGACCTCAACTTCTACACAGACCGCATGAGGGACACGCTGCGCCACTTCGACAGCCTCTTTGCTGAGTTTGAGCTCAG CTATGTATCAGCCATGGTGCCTGTGAAGTCTCCCAAAGAATACTATGTTCAGCAGGATGTGATTGTGCTCTTCTGTGAGACTGTGGAGAG GGCGCTCAAGCTGGGCTATCTCAGCCAAGACATGATCGATGACTATGAACCCGCTCTGATGTTTACAATCCCCAGACTAGCCATTGTGTG TGGTCTGGTGGTGTATGGTGAAGGTCCACTCAACCTGGATAGGAAACCAGGGGACATGTCTGAGCTCTTCCGGCCCTTCCGTACTTTACTGAAGAAGATCAG GGACCTGCTCCAGACcctgtcagaggaggagttgttGACACTGGAGCGGAGCCTCTGTATCTCTCAGGACGGGTTCCCCCTAGTCCCCGAGCTTCCCCCTACCCCAGACCCCCTCTCATCCAGCAGCCCCACCGGTGACATCCCAGAGGAGCCGACTGAGAGCGAGCAGCAGGAGGTGCTGTCTCTGTGCATCTCCCACATCCAGGATGAGGAGGAcaggcagtgggaggaggtggagagggggggagaggaggagcgggGTGGTCTGTGTGAGGAGGCGGAGGAGGCGGACCAGGCCTGCTCCATGCAATATGATGAGGAGGAGATTGAACAGCTCAACATGATGGTGCACCGCGTGGGGGATGAGATGTTCACGCTGCTGTCCCCTCCCAGCCAGGGCCAGTCCCCAGCCCACCGCCCCAACAGAGGGGGCTCTATCGGTGGCTCTAGCACCGAGGCCTCCCCCATCCGGGTGCTGGTGGGCCAGGGCAGGACAGGTCTCTACCACgaggaggaggacagagtctTCTTCATGGAGGACCTGGATGCAGGAGGGGACCTTGTGACCAGCAGTCGTCTAACCACGCCTTCTAACCTCGCCCCTCAGCCCTCTTCTCCTCAGCCCAGCAGGCCTGGCCCCCTTACTGACTCATCCAGGAATGGATGGCCCACAGAAGCCCAGTCAGATCTGTCCCAGCAGCCCCACAGCCAGCCCTCACAGTGCCCCAGCACCAAGCGACCCGGTCCCAGCCCTGGCCGGGAGCCCCTGCCCTACACTAACGGCTGGGAGGTGGGCCTGGAGGGGGCGGAAACTGCTGAGGTCATCGCACACCGCATGGGAGGGATGAAGCTGTCGGCCACCGTCATTTTCAACCCCCACTCCCCCAGCCTGACTGAGATGGCTGTGGACAAGTTGCTCTTGCCCCGACCCCTCTCCTCCTCGGAGACAGAGCCATGCGCCCCCCTGGTGGCCACAAACTGCCTGCTCAACTCCTGTGTCTGCTGCGGCAGCTGTGAGGTCGGCCATGATGACACCCTCACCATGGACACCACAGGGCTGGGAATGGTCCTGGGGTTGGACCAACACTGCAAGCCCCACAGCTCTGTCATCCAGTCCTCTGCCTGCCGCCTAGCTTCCTCAGGATACAACCGACATGGGAAAGGGgactctcccccctctcgctgCTCCTCGGAGCCAGCTCCAGGGGTGGAGGAAGGGGACCAGCACTGTGACAAGTGCCTGGTGGTGGTGGCCCCGGGGCCTCAGCAGTGCCTGGGCCAGAACAGGAGCCCCATTGGGGTAAGGGGAACCCCAGAACCTTGTTCCCACCAGTGCAGGACAGTGAGGAGGCCTCAGGCCAGTGGGGGAAGGGACAGGACGGGGACCAGAGAGGCAGACAGTGAGTCCAAGGAAGAGATAAAGAAGAACACTAG TTTCCAGGACTCTCCTCTCAGCTCAGTCTCCAGTAGTGACTGTGAGAGTGTGTCTGTCACCACATGTAGTCTGTCCAGCAGTGCTTACACAGCCAG CCCTGTCAGCAGTCTGACCACGAGCTCGGGGACGTCAGAGGATCTGGACCATCATGAAATCCAGCTGGCCCTGCAGGCTGCTAAGATGGCCGCCAGGAACAAGATCCGCTCGCGCTTCCATAGCAGCAGTGACCTCATCCACCGCCTCTTCGTCTGCATATCGG GTGTTGCTGACCAGCTGCAGACAAACTATGCCGCAGACCTTCGAAGCATTCTGAAGACACTGTTTGAAGTCATGGCTACCTCTGAGCAGGGGGACAATGACAAGGAGAAGG CATGTCCAGGGCTTCGCAGTGCTGTGCTGgaggactgttctctctgtcaggagaCCATCTCCTCCTCGGAGCTGGCAGCCAAGGCCCTGGAGGGACAGTTTGAAG ATCCCCCAGACTGGGTTCCTGATGAGGAATGTGACTCCTGCATCACCTGTAAGGCCCCCTTCACCGTCATTCGCAGAAAGCATCACTGTAGGAGCTGTGGCAAG ATTTTCTGCTCTCGCTGCTCCTCCCACTCAGCCCCGTTACCGCGGTATGGCCAGGTGAAGGCCGTCAGGGTGTGTACGCACTGCTACATGTTCCACGTCACACCGTTCTACAGTGACAAGACTGGCATCTGA